The region GGTAAAGGGGGTGGGCAGTGGTTTGATAGCCAGCAGCGCAGGTCCAGCCCTCTCCgctacacgtacacacacacacacacacacacacacatacacatacacacacacacacacacacacacacacacacacacacacacacacacacacacacacacacacacacacacacacacaaacgcatatacacactcaccacacacacatactgcagtaaACAGTACCCGCTACTGGAGGAGGGGCCACTGCTCACTCACAGCACCACACACTTCCGCTAGAGGTGCTGATGATGAGGgtataaaattaaattcaagaTAATACCGTAGGCTACATTGTATTTAGACCTAAATATACTTATAcagctcagaaaacaaaaaataaagaatatactATGAGACAATGTATGgttaaaattacaaataaaaacaaaatattttttaataatgtagCATATAGTCATAGAAATATCATTCTATTCAATTCAACtcaacaaagaaacaataaTACAAGAATAAGCAATGTTAATCATAAAGCTTAAAAACTATGTGGGATTGGCAGTAGATACATTAACAAACTAATATTGTTTGCAACATGTTATTGTAACAACATCTTTTATGTTATACcatgctttactgtatgtatgcaATACATAGACTGTATGCTGGATGTACAGTAGATCATATACAaacagtgtatgtatgtatatgattTATCAAATACGCTttggtcaaaaacagaaaaattctATTAGAAAAAGTCAATTTAATTGCTATCCTATTcatgtgttattttatcatGTATATTTTTCTAATATAATGTAGAATGGAATTTTAGTCAATTGAAGTGGCAACTACAGTGTTGACAGGTGAATATAAGATATTATCACTATAAAAGTTAATCATTGCACATATGTAACTGTTACCTGAGTGAACTCCACCTCTCATCTATGTCAATCATATTGATAAATCCCGCAACCTGAAACAGTTGTGAGTCACCTGAGAGATAATGTGCAGTAAAAGGTTGAAGGTCACCAGTCACCACATCGATCAGACTGAAACCAATCTAGTTTACAGATGCTATTGTCCCATATTAGGTCATAATGTAGCCAAGGGTTTATGTTGCTCCACAGGCTATATCAAGAAATGTATGCATATTATCAgcgacagaaaatgaaatttatgCATGTAACTTGAAATTGAATGTAAACACTGATTGAATCAGCCGGAAAGTGACAATCCTACTCTTCTGGCTCTTTATCTCAGCAAGTTTGGAGCTGATTGAcatgactaaataaataatgtggCCCACAACCTGAAAAAGTGAATGTTAGCTTAAGTTTCTCCAAATCCTAATTCTGATGTTACTGCCTAGCGTCCTCTAACACAAACAATAAGACCAACACTTTTGCAGGACTAAAGTGACATGTCCTTAACATATAGGCCTGGCTGGGCATTACCAGGTGTATGCTGATGTCTTTAGGTCGTAGATTTTAACCTGCCATTGACCAAATAATGAATTTGATAACACAGTTCAAAGGctgtatttcttgttttttctttgtgctctTCTGGCCATTGTGAAGTGGGAGTAGATCAGAtggaaataaaacatataaatcaCATACTTCTCTGCATCAATCAGGATTTAGCATTTAGCAAAATTTGAATCAGAACAAACAGTTGGTGGATTGTTAAGTCACTAtcatcaaaccacacccacacagtcctaaTAAAGCAgatttgagagttttttttatgttaatctcttaataaacaaatatttttatgttgcttGTTTACTCATGAATTTTCAATGTTATAGAGAAATTCTTAAAAGTTTGCAGAGCAGGGCCCTCGGTGGACCTCCTTACCGAAAACGTACATGTTCTCCTTTGTCCAGTATCAGTCAATTTAACCAAAACTGCTCAGAGTAGGAACCAAATATATAAGTTAAATTAATGTTGCATTCAATATTGCATTAGCTTTTACTTAATAGTAATGGATGCTGTCTATTAGCTGTTTAGTAAAAGCAAcagtaaatgaataatgaatcaTTTGTAATGCCATGTAAGTCCAGTAATAATGTATTCTATCAATACTGGCATTTCATTATAGCCATAGTGAATCAGTTACTAGAATAAGGAGAGTCATTAACCATGATTGCACTTGGGATGGTTTAAATGACATTACAACTGTATGCTTTTATCCGTCCTTGTCTGAGTAGTTATCATTGCTGAACAATAACcaaggaaataaacaacaaaaggGTTTCTTTTATGCTTAATCAAATCAGTAAATTGATTTTACTACCACTTCAACTTAGCACCACACACAGAGATCAGTGATCACAGCGTACGGAAGTATACTTACTATAAAACTCTCCACAAGTATTACAACTAAGCCCGAAAAGCAGAGGGGTATGGTTAATATTGACACTCATTTGTCGTGTAATGTTCCCAAACAATACTGTGTACACACAGCATTGAGTGGTTTATGACCCACCCTTCTACCAGCTCGGCACTGAAGAATATACTTCAGAGGAAATCAGCTCTTCAAACAAGAAAAGTTCTGACAACTGTCACCACAGGATCTGTTTCTTTAATGTCAACACATGAACTGCCTACAAGATCAGACACTCACCCTGCACCACCAGCACTGGTCTGCAGTTTAGTGACTCCTCTATATGTAGCTATAGGTCATTTAAACAGGGGTGGATTCACTACCATTCACTACCTTTTATGCATATCCTCATTTATTGTGAGTGTGAGTCTGTGGTACTTCTGAAACTTCATTActcttcatttaaaacaaacattgttgTTTCAGTGCTGCTCCTCGGTGTTGCTTCTGATTGAACCAGCTGATGAGACTGACTCTGAGAATTGTTTGACCAAGGATTAGCTTTGCTTTACTTTGCATAGAGGATGTAAGAACAGAATAAGGATACAAGATCACACTTTGGAGCATAATGTGTGTGCTCCAGAGCTGACTCTGTGCAGACATCCTCCAGGCTTAGTGCTGCAATGTCATTAATATCCCACTCTTAGTCTTGCTCAATTTAACAATTGCTTCATTACATGCATTTAAGCTTCCCTTGCTCAACTCTCAGCTGTGTGTACTGAATGTAATCCTTTACAGGACCTTGGAGAAAAAACACCTCTACTGTTTTTGTTATAAATTGTTACAGAAGGCCCAACACCTAAGTTTCATGCGAATATAAATCCAACAAGTTGTTTGTTCCCTTTGCTTTTAAAGTGGaagacaataaatacaatacacTTCCcagcacaaatatacacaccCAACATAACAAGTGAGGCAATGAAAATGGTCCTTCAATTTGCATTTAGGTGTGTCCGTGTTTGTATTTCAGCTGTGGCCACAACCATCTCGTTGCAGATTTGCTTAGGGTTCCTGGTGTCTGCTCTGTTCATCTCACCTGTCCATTGGAGGCCCCTCCCTGTTTGTGATCCCGCCCTGTCTTCCCATCACCTGTAGCGGCTATAAATGAGGCCGAGACAAAGACAGGTCTGGATTGTGTTCAGCTGGTGGAGGATCAGCTCACAAATCAACTCAACACAGCTCACAAAGAGGGAGTCGACATCCTGCACAACTGAGAGCTGAGGATGACTTCCACGGCAGCACGACTGGCCCGTCAAAAGGAGAAGGAACATGGCGTTGGCACCAACCAGCAGGCAGTGAAGTTCTCCCATCAAGATTATAAAACTTTGCGCCAGCAGTGTCTGGAGAGTGGACAACTGTTTAAGGACAACTGCTTTCCGGCTGAGAGCAAATCCCTGGGCTACAACGAGCTGGGACCATACTCATCCAAGACCAGGGGTGTGGTCTGGAAGAGGCCAACGGTAGGAAGCCActgaaaagagacacaaagcaatgaaaacaaaaaagtaacatAGTTTTTACTGTAGTATTATCATCTTGTCAAAGCAAGAATTGtgggagaggaggtgaagacaaGGAATTTAAAAAGAGGAGCTGTGACTAATTAATTTCTAACTGCATCTGGATGAGAGCACTTGGAGTAGATTCAATCAAAGTGATCAAAGAAGCTATGAGTGGTACACAGTGGTGTAAGATTACTTACATGCTCTGTGTGAGGATTAAACAAAGCTGATTTAGATGGAGATAAGTGCTCACGGATCcagaacaaaaggaaaagaatttTTAGGCTCTTAATTTCTTGTTCAGATCGTAGTGATACTCAAGTGTGTGTAAAATCTCTTCAggggtgtattttttttattttaaagacatatcatcaaaataaaaaaaatcataaaatggtCCTTCCTATTCTTCTATCTCAGTAGTGTGATACTTGAAAATCCATTTGCAATgatcctgtttttttctgattctaAGTCAAAAATAGTCATTTATAGGATTCAGCATCTACAGTGTTTCATCCAGGCATCTATTCATACTTCCCATTAATATATCTCTCAAAACTACCATCAAATGTTCAACTTGTTTGTGCTTCTTTATAGGAGCTCTGTTCCAACCCGAAGTTCATCGATGATGGAGCCACAAGGACGGACATTTGCCAGGGAGCTCTAGGTGAGTGGGCGGACAGAGGGTGGGTGGATGCTTTTTAGAAGGAGACCGCAAACATCTGTGGAATAAACCCTCCACCCATTCGCCATGAAGATTGCAAAAGGAAGAGCTTTGTTGGCACATGCTGTTTACAGCACTGTTGCACTGCGGTGAGCACCACATGCTGCTGCCCAATCTAAGAGCCTGTATCTGCTCTTACTGTGCAGGTGACTGCTGGCTTCTGGCTGCAATAGCCTCTCTGACTCTCGACCACAGGATCCTGGCTCGTGTTGTGCATCCAGGACAAAGTTTCACCGAAGATTATGCCGGGATCTTTCACTTCCAGGTCAGACAAGGACGCTGTTGAGTTGAGCTCATGTAGAGTTTCGTATCCAAAATCCAGCAAACTGTGCCAAATACAACAAACTGTTTCATGAAAAAATCTTCGTTACAGTAGATTATAATCAGTCAAACAGTGTAGATCATTTGCATGCATTTGACTCCAATTTTAAAGCAGTTACCCCATGTCGCCTGTGGCATTATATGCAGAGAACAGGACAGATAATCCAGGGATCACATAGCTGCTCATGAGTTGTAAAACAGGACAGTTGAATTAAATTGGCAGTTTATGAAGTATTTGATGCCAAGGTAACAGATGGGAATATTTTCCTCTCAGTTCTGGCTGTATGGTGAGTGGGTGGATGTGGTGATCGACGACCGTTTGCCCACCAGGGATggaaagctgctgtttgttcattCAGCCGAGGGCTCTGAGTTTTGGACTGCACTGCTGGAGAAAGCCTACGCTAAGTATGGATTATTCTTATTCTATCCTTTGTTTCATCAAAACGTTGATGCAGTGTGAATGTATAAATACAGCCGGTGAATCTTTTCACGTCCCTCTGTGTCTGGCAGGGTGAATGGCTGCTATGAAGCTCTGGCAGGTGGAAACACTATTGAGGGTTTTGAGGATTTCACAGGAGGAATTGCAGAGATCTACATTTTAGACAAGGCTCCAGCAAACCTCTTCCAAATCATACGGAGAGCCCTGCGCCTGGGCTCACTGCTGGGCTGCTCCATTGATGTAAGTCGGCTTTTCCTACTGATTTGCATACCAATCTGTGAACAAGCACAGCAGCCATTGTTTAGGACTGATGGCATTAGActgaaatatttgttgttgGTGCTTTCAGATAACCAGTTCCTATGAGACAGAGGCAGTTACTGCTCTCAAACTTGTGAAAGGACATGCGTACTCAGTCACTGGTGCAGAAGAGGTACAATTTAacttttattgtcttatttttttttctgcaatgcGAGTTACCTTGCCAACTCTTGCTTTCTCCTTCAGGTTCATTACCAAGGCCGGCTGGTTCAGCTGGTCCGCATCAGGAACCCGTGGGGTCAGGTGGAGTGGAAGGGGCCTTGGAGTGACGGGTAAGTAACTGTATTCTATATCCATTAACCATCGGCTACCAGTGGTTCATTTCAAGATTTTCCTAAAATCATGATTGTTTATCTAAATTAGATCCAGTGAATGGACACACATCAGTGAAGATGAGAAAGTAAACCTGAACCATGTGGCTGAAGATGGAGAGTTCTGGTAAATCTACTGTCCTTAACTGTTCAGTTACatcatattttttgttgatACTAGAATATGGATTAATCACAATCTCTTAAATCACTACAGCAACTAGAAGTTCATGTGTGAGCAATAACATTACTTTCTTTGAGGAGAACTGTGTTTCTCTTCTCAGGATGTCCTACTCAGACTTCATCAGGCAGTTCTCCAGGCTGGAGATCTGCAACTTGACCCCAGACTCACTCAAGAGCGATAATGTGGGCCACTGGAATCATTACCAGTTTGAAGGGATGTGGAGGATCGGCTCCACTGCCGGTGGCTGCCGCAATCATACCGGTAAGAGAGAAACCATACGTACTGTATGTCTGAGCAAGTTCTTTTACTTCATTTAAATGTTGACACGTTTTTATAATGTGTTCCAGCCACATTCTCATCCAACCCACAGTTTGTGGTGCGTCTGGAGGATGTGGATGATGATCCTCTGGATGGGGAGGATGGATGCACATTTCTGGTGGGGCTGAT is a window of Seriola aureovittata isolate HTS-2021-v1 ecotype China chromosome 14, ASM2101889v1, whole genome shotgun sequence DNA encoding:
- the LOC130181718 gene encoding calpain-2 catalytic subunit-like, which produces MTSTAARLARQKEKEHGVGTNQQAVKFSHQDYKTLRQQCLESGQLFKDNCFPAESKSLGYNELGPYSSKTRGVVWKRPTELCSNPKFIDDGATRTDICQGALGDCWLLAAIASLTLDHRILARVVHPGQSFTEDYAGIFHFQFWLYGEWVDVVIDDRLPTRDGKLLFVHSAEGSEFWTALLEKAYAKVNGCYEALAGGNTIEGFEDFTGGIAEIYILDKAPANLFQIIRRALRLGSLLGCSIDITSSYETEAVTALKLVKGHAYSVTGAEEVHYQGRLVQLVRIRNPWGQVEWKGPWSDGSSEWTHISEDEKVNLNHVAEDGEFWMSYSDFIRQFSRLEICNLTPDSLKSDNVGHWNHYQFEGMWRIGSTAGGCRNHTATFSSNPQFVVRLEDVDDDPLDGEDGCTFLVGLMQKNGRQQKRLDRELESIGFAIYKVPDEYKGRSNVHLGPDVLLRQRPVARSSNFINTREVCDRFKLPPGEYAIIPSTFHPHKNASFILRVFSEKQAATSPLEEDIDAKLEEEEIPESDVDPHFKHLFKQIAGNDMEVSVFELVKILNNVVSHRSDIKTDGFSLETGRLIVSLLDKDESNMLGLMEFHLLWSKIQKYLEIFKNHDTDNSGTMSSHEMRGAANEAGFHVNTVVLQAIVGRYADAQYAIDFDSFVGCLIKLEMLFKMFKALEKADSRKIELDMQQWLCLAIY